A genomic region of Hydrogenovibrio crunogenus contains the following coding sequences:
- the gpmI gene encoding 2,3-bisphosphoglycerate-independent phosphoglycerate mutase — translation MTKPVQIKNRPTGLIILDGWGHREATQHNAIAQAHTPNWDNLLKDYHHTLINTSGMAVGLPEGQMGNSEVGHMNLGAGRVVYQELTRIQKDIDDGRFFENNALVKAIDAASNRNHKVHILGLLSDGGVHSHISHIKASIKMAHDRGAKVYVHIFTDGRDTAPQSALQYIEELETFMKELGGGRIASVTGRYFALDRDNRWERVKKAYDAIACGSAEFEAKNAKEAVEMAYARGENDEFIQATVIPRNNGKPARVKDGDSVIFMNFRSDRARQLTEAFIMDDFADFHRCKTPVLSAFVTLTEYKKNFEKFGALVAYRPTSLRNTFGEFVSKKGLKQLRIAETEKYAHVTFFFNGGVEEPNDNEVRVLINSPQVATYDLQPEMSLPELKEKLIAAIKSGEYDTFICNIANPDMVGHTGDFNACVQAAEAVDEALGEILTTLKAVDGEAIVTADHGNMEMLFNEETGKPLTSHTTFPVPFVYFGKKGYPLKDGGALCDVIPTLLDMMGIEKPEEMTGISLIDKA, via the coding sequence ATGACAAAACCCGTGCAAATTAAAAACCGACCAACTGGATTGATCATCTTGGATGGCTGGGGACATCGTGAAGCAACACAACACAATGCCATTGCACAAGCCCATACGCCAAACTGGGACAACCTACTTAAAGACTATCACCACACCTTGATCAATACTTCCGGTATGGCCGTAGGGTTGCCTGAAGGGCAAATGGGGAATTCCGAAGTCGGCCATATGAACCTCGGCGCTGGACGCGTGGTTTACCAGGAACTGACTCGCATTCAGAAAGACATCGATGATGGACGCTTTTTTGAAAACAACGCTTTAGTCAAAGCAATTGATGCGGCCAGCAACCGCAACCACAAAGTCCATATTTTAGGCCTTCTATCAGATGGTGGGGTGCACTCACACATCAGCCACATCAAGGCCAGCATTAAAATGGCTCACGACCGCGGCGCCAAAGTGTATGTACACATCTTCACTGACGGACGAGACACGGCACCGCAAAGCGCACTTCAGTATATTGAAGAGCTCGAAACCTTCATGAAAGAACTGGGCGGCGGACGCATTGCATCGGTTACAGGCCGTTACTTTGCATTAGACCGTGACAACCGTTGGGAGCGCGTCAAAAAAGCGTACGATGCCATTGCCTGCGGTTCAGCGGAATTTGAAGCGAAAAATGCAAAAGAAGCTGTAGAGATGGCTTATGCTCGAGGTGAAAATGATGAGTTTATTCAAGCCACCGTCATCCCTCGCAACAATGGCAAACCAGCCCGTGTTAAAGATGGTGACTCCGTTATTTTCATGAACTTCCGCTCCGACCGGGCGCGCCAGTTGACCGAAGCCTTCATCATGGATGACTTTGCTGACTTTCATCGCTGTAAAACACCGGTTTTATCTGCTTTTGTCACACTTACAGAGTACAAAAAGAATTTTGAAAAATTTGGCGCACTGGTAGCCTATCGTCCAACCAGCCTTCGAAACACCTTCGGAGAGTTTGTTTCGAAAAAAGGTTTAAAACAACTTCGCATTGCAGAAACTGAGAAATACGCCCATGTCACTTTCTTTTTTAACGGTGGCGTTGAAGAACCGAATGACAATGAAGTGCGTGTATTAATTAACTCCCCGCAAGTTGCAACATACGATCTGCAACCTGAAATGAGCTTACCGGAGCTTAAAGAAAAGCTCATTGCTGCGATTAAATCAGGGGAATATGATACCTTTATCTGTAACATCGCCAACCCAGACATGGTTGGGCACACAGGGGATTTTAATGCCTGCGTCCAAGCAGCTGAAGCGGTTGATGAAGCTTTAGGCGAAATTTTAACAACCCTCAAAGCGGTCGATGGTGAAGCCATTGTGACTGCAGATCATGGTAATATGGAAATGCTGTTCAATGAAGAAACCGGCAAACCGCTAACATCACACACCACTTTCCCTGTGCCTTTCGTTTATTTTGGCAAGAAAGGCTATCCATTGAAGGATGGTGGGGCGTTATGCGACGTGATTCCAACCTTGTTAGACATGATGGGAATTGAAAAACCAGAAGAAATGACCGGCATCTCCTTAATTGACAAAGCTTAA